Proteins from a single region of Sneathiella aquimaris:
- a CDS encoding D-alanyl-D-alanine carboxypeptidase family protein produces MLKFLPAIGIKLRKTLVFAAAVTGLTIMGSSAQALETAARQAFLMDMDTGAVLLEKDADTLMPPASMSKLMTVTMLFERLKDGSLKMDDTFPVSEKAWRKGGSKMFVEVNKRVKIGDLLRGIIVQSGNDACIVVAEALAGSEAAFADSMTARAREIGLEKSIFANATGWPDPNHRMTARELALLSKYIIRNFPDYYGIFSEKSFTFGKTNKGKDIKQGNRNPLLYSNNGADGLKTGHTEESGYGLTGSAKRGDRRLILVVNGLSSAKERGRESERLLEWGFREFDNYALFKKDQEVAKARVWLGEKELVSLSVEKDLTVTMSRKDRRSMQVKLVYNEPIPAPILKGTPVARLIITAPEMETIEVPLIASEDISRPGIFGRVSGAIKYVLFGASAN; encoded by the coding sequence ATGTTGAAATTTCTTCCCGCTATCGGAATCAAACTCAGAAAAACGCTTGTTTTTGCAGCCGCGGTAACTGGTCTCACGATCATGGGATCGTCGGCGCAGGCGTTGGAAACAGCTGCCCGGCAAGCCTTTCTAATGGATATGGATACCGGTGCCGTTCTTCTTGAAAAAGATGCCGATACCTTAATGCCACCCGCATCAATGAGTAAATTGATGACAGTGACCATGTTGTTTGAACGGTTGAAAGACGGCTCACTTAAAATGGATGATACATTTCCAGTAAGTGAAAAAGCCTGGCGTAAAGGGGGCTCCAAAATGTTTGTGGAGGTCAATAAACGTGTCAAAATCGGAGACCTTCTTCGCGGTATCATTGTTCAATCCGGTAACGATGCCTGCATAGTTGTCGCCGAGGCTTTGGCCGGGTCAGAAGCTGCCTTCGCAGACTCAATGACCGCCCGCGCCCGAGAAATTGGACTCGAAAAAAGTATTTTTGCGAACGCTACCGGTTGGCCGGACCCTAATCACCGCATGACTGCCCGGGAACTGGCGCTGCTTTCTAAATACATAATCCGGAATTTCCCCGATTATTATGGAATATTCAGCGAAAAAAGTTTCACCTTTGGCAAAACCAACAAAGGTAAAGACATCAAACAAGGAAACCGCAACCCGCTTTTATATTCAAATAATGGCGCGGATGGTCTGAAAACCGGTCATACGGAAGAATCCGGTTACGGCTTGACGGGCTCAGCAAAACGCGGGGATAGACGTTTAATCCTTGTTGTTAATGGGTTATCCAGTGCAAAGGAACGGGGCAGGGAGTCAGAACGGTTGCTGGAATGGGGATTTCGCGAGTTTGACAATTACGCCTTGTTTAAAAAAGATCAGGAAGTTGCCAAAGCGCGCGTCTGGTTGGGCGAAAAGGAACTGGTTTCCCTTTCCGTCGAAAAGGACCTGACCGTCACGATGTCTCGTAAAGACAGACGATCCATGCAGGTCAAACTGGTCTATAACGAACCTATTCCGGCCCCAATTCTTAAGGGAACCCCCGTCGCACGGCTGATCATTACTGCGCCAGAGATGGAAACCATCGAAGTTCCATTGATTGCGTCAGAAGACATTAGCCGGCCCGGCATTTTTGGCCGCGTCAGCGGAGCCATTAAATACGTTCTTTTCGGGGCTTCAGCCAACTAG
- the tmk gene encoding dTMP kinase, which translates to MSNSITYPGKFITLEGGDGTGKSTQARLLNEYIQANFNTNVLLTREPGGAPGADEIRELILTGDPDRWDAVGETLLFYASRRNHLRLTVWPALEVGTFVISDRFADSTMAYQGYGNQLGVENVQKIHDVTVGDFEPDLTLILDIDVARGLARTQGRSHNEDRFEKMDLSMHERMRQGFFDIAEKNKHRCVIVDADRPIDEIQSDLRAIVKERLFS; encoded by the coding sequence ATGAGTAATTCAATAACTTATCCCGGAAAATTCATCACACTTGAAGGTGGGGATGGCACTGGAAAATCTACGCAAGCGCGATTGCTGAACGAGTATATTCAGGCAAATTTCAACACGAATGTATTGCTTACGCGAGAACCCGGCGGTGCGCCCGGTGCTGATGAAATTCGCGAACTGATCTTGACGGGCGATCCGGATCGCTGGGACGCTGTTGGCGAAACTCTGTTATTTTATGCCTCCCGCCGAAATCATCTGCGCCTCACGGTTTGGCCCGCATTGGAAGTGGGAACATTTGTTATTTCTGACCGATTTGCCGACTCGACAATGGCGTATCAGGGTTACGGAAATCAGTTGGGTGTTGAAAATGTCCAGAAAATTCATGATGTGACGGTCGGTGACTTCGAACCTGATCTGACCCTCATTCTGGATATTGATGTGGCGCGTGGCTTGGCCCGGACCCAGGGCCGGTCCCATAATGAAGATCGGTTTGAAAAAATGGATCTGTCGATGCATGAGCGCATGCGGCAAGGGTTCTTTGATATTGCTGAGAAAAACAAACATCGCTGTGTGATTGTCGATGCAGACCGCCCAATTGATGAAATTCAATCTGATCTACGGGCCATCGTAAAAGAAAGGCTCTTTTCTTGA
- a CDS encoding septal ring lytic transglycosylase RlpA family protein, translating into MGITRHFRHFRIIGTTTAILISAGLLSGCAEISLLGHAASEMKSSDNTDLSKVNRGSRKVGKPYKVDNIWYYPAEDPQYSETGIASWYGEPFHGRKTANGAVYDMNQLTAAHKTLPMPTDVRVTNLENGRSLVVTVNDRGPFVHGRIIDLSRRAAQLLGVIRNGTAKVRVELANPAGQDVRYLAKAETTEEEKKKVKAAPKADVQTATLAPPSDVKAAPKPDVAELPKPVDRANETTPTPSVPDNVLSVEPVADSEIFIQAGAFIDFNNANRLSAQLSGLAPTKVNQVLVNGQDFYRVRLGPVYSVDEADILLAKLINSGHTNARIIIEQQ; encoded by the coding sequence ATGGGTATTACAAGACATTTTCGGCATTTCAGAATTATCGGCACGACCACAGCGATATTGATTTCGGCGGGTTTATTATCCGGTTGCGCCGAGATTAGTTTGCTGGGGCATGCTGCATCTGAGATGAAATCATCAGATAACACGGATTTGTCAAAGGTCAATCGGGGGAGCCGGAAAGTCGGGAAGCCCTACAAAGTAGATAATATCTGGTATTATCCGGCAGAAGATCCACAGTATAGCGAAACCGGTATTGCATCCTGGTATGGCGAGCCATTTCATGGACGTAAAACTGCGAACGGTGCAGTCTATGACATGAACCAGCTGACAGCAGCCCATAAGACCCTGCCTATGCCGACAGACGTCAGGGTCACCAATCTGGAAAATGGCCGTTCGCTGGTCGTAACCGTTAATGATCGCGGGCCATTTGTCCATGGCCGGATCATTGATCTCTCACGGCGGGCTGCGCAGCTTCTGGGTGTTATTCGAAATGGCACGGCCAAAGTTCGCGTAGAGTTGGCCAATCCGGCCGGGCAGGATGTACGATATCTTGCAAAAGCAGAAACAACAGAAGAAGAAAAGAAAAAAGTAAAAGCGGCGCCCAAGGCAGATGTACAAACAGCCACATTGGCACCGCCAAGCGATGTTAAGGCCGCGCCAAAACCGGATGTGGCTGAATTGCCCAAACCAGTGGATAGGGCAAACGAAACAACACCGACCCCGTCCGTCCCGGATAATGTACTATCAGTAGAGCCTGTCGCGGACAGTGAAATTTTTATTCAGGCAGGCGCGTTCATCGATTTTAACAATGCTAATCGGCTAAGCGCTCAACTATCCGGTCTTGCACCAACAAAAGTAAATCAGGTTCTGGTGAACGGTCAGGATTTCTACCGTGTTCGGCTTGGGCCCGTTTATAGCGTGGACGAAGCGGACATTCTATTGGCGAAACTGATCAATTCTGGTCATACAAATGCCAGAATTATCATCGAACAACAGTGA
- a CDS encoding lytic murein transglycosylase, whose product MLKISTKLGSLVVAVAMAMPISSAVAAKKEFGLWLEELKAEAHANGISKPILDTAFRNVKFKEKIITLDRKQPEVTQTFQQYMAKRLPKSLVDMGKARLRKHKAVLDEVSRIYGVQPRFIVALWGVETRFGKYTGGFNVVEALTTLAYDDRRADYFRKELMIALRILEDRHIKPGDMKGSWAGAMGQAQFMPSSFVNFAVDHDKDGRRDIWTTKPDVFASAANYLSKSGWRGDQTWGREVKLPADFDKNLISLKIQKPMQEWQNLGVRKVNGTDLPTRQLVGSLVQPKGGNGQTFLVYNNYRTILKWNYSTYFAMSVGQLADKLVSP is encoded by the coding sequence ATGCTGAAAATTTCCACAAAATTAGGATCTTTGGTTGTCGCAGTTGCGATGGCAATGCCGATCAGCAGCGCGGTCGCTGCAAAAAAGGAATTTGGTCTGTGGCTAGAAGAATTGAAAGCGGAAGCCCACGCCAATGGAATTAGTAAGCCGATACTCGATACTGCCTTTCGAAATGTGAAGTTTAAAGAAAAAATTATTACTTTGGATCGCAAGCAGCCCGAAGTAACACAGACCTTTCAGCAATATATGGCGAAAAGGCTCCCGAAATCCCTCGTTGATATGGGAAAAGCCCGGCTGCGCAAACATAAAGCCGTATTGGATGAGGTGAGCCGGATATATGGTGTTCAACCCCGCTTTATCGTCGCTTTGTGGGGTGTGGAAACCCGTTTTGGAAAATATACAGGCGGGTTTAATGTTGTCGAAGCCTTGACCACACTGGCATATGATGACCGCCGCGCCGATTATTTTCGCAAAGAACTGATGATCGCACTGAGGATTCTCGAAGACAGGCATATTAAGCCCGGCGACATGAAAGGGTCCTGGGCAGGAGCCATGGGTCAAGCTCAGTTTATGCCATCAAGCTTTGTGAATTTTGCGGTCGATCATGATAAGGATGGTCGGCGCGACATTTGGACAACCAAACCGGATGTTTTCGCGTCTGCGGCAAATTACTTATCTAAATCGGGCTGGCGTGGGGATCAGACATGGGGACGGGAGGTTAAGCTTCCGGCCGACTTTGATAAGAACCTGATCAGCCTGAAGATACAAAAGCCCATGCAGGAATGGCAGAATTTGGGTGTCAGAAAAGTAAACGGCACAGATTTACCCACCCGCCAGCTCGTGGGCTCGCTTGTCCAGCCAAAGGGCGGGAATGGGCAGACTTTTCTGGTCTACAATAATTACCGGACCATTTTGAAATGGAATTATTCAACTTATTTTGCCATGTCCGTTGGACAGCTGGCAGATAAATTGGTTTCGCCTTAA
- a CDS encoding DNA polymerase III subunit delta' translates to MSEEPTADALEGFPHPRDSGALIGHHAAETEFLASFNGGRFHHAWLISGKMGIGKASFAYRAARFLLSQEGSGSGLFGPPDSLDTPADHPAVALMNAGSHPGLAVLRRQYDPKGKKHFKVIRINDVRSLSNFFGLKSSDGGWRVVIVDTVDDMNVSAANAFLKILEEPPARTIFFLLSHTPAGLLPTIRSRCRMLPLKPLEDQDLKTVLTSLSPDLADHDLDILAVLAEGSPGQALRLQQAGGTQVFLSMLELFNGYPHFSPDKLHGLADAAGKKGGETLYDVLTTVFPWWISRLVRGISTGFDGTVYVQNETDVMNRLASHQSVAFWIDIWEKSNHLINRAESVNLDRKQVVLDLFLSTARK, encoded by the coding sequence TTGAGCGAAGAGCCAACAGCAGATGCCCTGGAAGGGTTTCCTCATCCACGGGACAGCGGAGCTCTTATCGGGCATCACGCCGCTGAAACTGAATTTCTGGCAAGTTTCAACGGCGGCCGATTTCATCATGCCTGGCTGATTTCTGGAAAAATGGGGATCGGTAAAGCCAGTTTTGCCTACCGGGCAGCGCGTTTCCTTCTGTCGCAGGAAGGATCGGGAAGCGGATTGTTTGGCCCACCAGACAGTCTGGATACGCCAGCGGATCACCCCGCCGTAGCGCTTATGAACGCAGGATCCCATCCCGGATTGGCGGTTCTTAGACGCCAGTATGACCCTAAAGGAAAGAAACATTTCAAAGTTATTCGGATCAATGACGTACGGTCACTGTCCAACTTTTTTGGATTGAAATCCAGCGACGGAGGATGGCGGGTCGTTATTGTTGATACAGTCGACGACATGAATGTCAGTGCGGCCAACGCGTTCTTGAAAATTTTGGAAGAACCCCCTGCACGCACCATTTTCTTCTTGTTATCCCATACCCCGGCAGGATTGCTTCCGACCATTCGGTCCCGGTGCAGAATGCTGCCCCTTAAACCACTGGAAGATCAGGATTTAAAAACGGTTTTAACAAGTTTAAGCCCTGATCTAGCAGATCACGATCTGGATATTTTGGCCGTGCTTGCTGAGGGAAGTCCCGGACAGGCGCTCAGGTTGCAACAGGCGGGCGGTACCCAGGTCTTCTTATCAATGCTTGAATTATTTAACGGATATCCCCATTTCTCGCCGGATAAGCTTCATGGTCTTGCTGATGCCGCTGGTAAAAAAGGCGGCGAGACGCTTTACGATGTGCTCACGACGGTGTTTCCCTGGTGGATCTCCCGACTTGTGAGAGGGATTAGCACCGGATTTGATGGTACGGTATATGTGCAGAATGAAACAGATGTGATGAACAGACTTGCCAGCCATCAATCTGTTGCATTTTGGATAGATATCTGGGAAAAGTCGAACCATCTGATCAATCGGGCGGAAAGCGTCAATCTGGATCGCAAACAAGTGGTTTTGGATTTGTTTTTAAGCACAGCCCGAAAATAA
- a CDS encoding YciI family protein: MPKFVLAYHGQPKIESNEDGAQHMAEWRTWMESLGDAVAEPGLPVGPSKTIQSDGTVTDDGGANPISGYTILEAEDIEAAIRMTKPCPHIKGGGSIEIAPALNMEM; the protein is encoded by the coding sequence ATGCCCAAATTTGTATTGGCTTATCATGGCCAACCCAAAATTGAATCGAATGAAGACGGGGCGCAACATATGGCAGAATGGCGTACTTGGATGGAATCATTAGGGGATGCTGTCGCTGAGCCAGGGTTGCCTGTCGGACCCTCCAAAACAATTCAATCAGATGGAACCGTTACCGATGATGGAGGGGCCAATCCGATCTCTGGCTACACAATCCTCGAGGCTGAAGATATAGAGGCTGCAATCAGGATGACAAAGCCATGCCCACATATAAAGGGTGGCGGATCAATTGAAATCGCGCCTGCCCTTAATATGGAAATGTGA
- a CDS encoding TatD family hydrolase: MLVDSHCHLDFEQLSSQMDDVLRRAELANVGHMLTIGTKLRQFDGVRAIAEAHDNIHCSVGIHPHEAEEEGSDITVQKLVDLASHPKVVAIGETGLDYFYEHSPRDIQRQSFRIHIEAARETGLPLIVHTRNADQDTIDILHEEYAKGPFTGVIHCFSSGWEVAEKSMEIGFLISISGIVTFKAAEDLRDHVRKIPLDKLLVETDSPYLAPIPNRGKTNEPSFVAHTAAKVAELKEVSQTEIADITTQNFFALFNKIQRED, from the coding sequence ATGCTTGTTGATAGTCACTGCCATCTCGATTTTGAGCAGTTATCATCACAAATGGATGATGTATTAAGACGCGCCGAATTGGCAAATGTCGGCCATATGCTGACAATTGGCACTAAACTGCGCCAGTTTGATGGGGTCCGCGCTATTGCAGAAGCCCATGACAATATTCATTGTTCCGTCGGGATCCATCCTCATGAAGCGGAAGAAGAGGGGAGTGATATCACTGTTCAAAAGCTGGTGGATCTTGCCAGCCATCCAAAAGTTGTAGCCATCGGTGAAACCGGCCTTGATTACTTTTATGAGCATTCCCCCCGCGACATTCAAAGACAGTCTTTCAGAATTCATATCGAAGCCGCCCGGGAAACCGGCCTGCCGTTAATCGTTCATACGCGAAACGCGGATCAGGACACCATCGATATTCTACATGAAGAATATGCGAAAGGCCCTTTTACGGGCGTTATACATTGCTTTAGCTCTGGCTGGGAAGTTGCTGAAAAATCAATGGAAATTGGGTTTCTTATTTCTATATCTGGAATTGTCACATTTAAAGCCGCTGAGGATTTAAGAGACCATGTTCGGAAAATTCCGCTGGACAAATTGCTGGTCGAAACTGATAGCCCTTATCTTGCGCCCATTCCCAACCGGGGAAAAACAAACGAACCCTCGTTCGTCGCCCATACCGCGGCCAAGGTTGCCGAGTTAAAAGAAGTAAGTCAGACTGAAATCGCGGACATTACTACGCAGAATTTCTTTGCTTTGTTTAATAAAATTCAACGAGAAGATTGA
- a CDS encoding GNAT family N-acetyltransferase: MTDIDFIIRQATEEDILQIVYLLADDQLGAIREQAENPLPDFYMNAFSQMQQQMGNEQYVVESKGKIKGCMQLTKIAGLSRKGMSRLQIEAVRIDKSIRSSGLGRKMIEFAIEHAKTTNCELVQLTTDLTRKDAHRFYENLGFEASHVGMKLDLSKN, encoded by the coding sequence TTGACCGACATTGACTTTATAATCCGTCAGGCCACTGAAGAAGACATCCTGCAAATTGTCTATCTTTTGGCGGACGATCAGTTGGGCGCAATTCGGGAACAGGCTGAAAACCCATTGCCAGATTTCTATATGAACGCCTTCTCACAGATGCAGCAGCAAATGGGCAACGAACAGTATGTTGTTGAAAGTAAAGGAAAGATTAAAGGGTGCATGCAACTGACAAAGATTGCCGGTCTTTCCAGAAAAGGAATGAGCCGCCTGCAGATTGAAGCGGTGCGGATTGATAAATCGATCAGATCATCAGGTCTTGGGCGAAAAATGATAGAGTTTGCGATCGAACATGCAAAAACGACAAATTGTGAGCTAGTGCAACTAACAACGGATTTAACCCGTAAGGATGCGCATCGGTTTTATGAAAACCTTGGTTTTGAAGCCTCTCATGTCGGTATGAAGCTGGATCTTTCAAAGAAC
- a CDS encoding MBL fold metallo-hydrolase translates to MKVRILGCGTSGGVPRIGNDWGACDPNEPKNRRSRCSILVENEGTKVLIDTSPDMRNQLLDADVGKLDGVVWTHEHADQCHGIDELRVLAIRNRERVKVWGNKVTLDVLMRRFDYCFQQLDGSPYPAILEEHFIDGPFDIGNINFIPFDQDHGSVISLGFRMGNIGYSNDLVNLDDNGFDILKGVDTWIVDAMRYTPHPTHVNLETALKWIERLKPRRAILTNMHVDLDYQTLLKELPAGVEPAYDGMEIIT, encoded by the coding sequence ATGAAAGTAAGAATTTTAGGATGCGGAACGTCAGGCGGCGTTCCTCGGATAGGGAACGACTGGGGTGCTTGTGATCCGAACGAGCCGAAAAACAGGCGTAGTCGGTGCAGTATTCTGGTGGAGAACGAGGGAACAAAGGTTCTGATTGATACTTCACCGGATATGAGAAATCAGTTACTGGATGCGGATGTGGGTAAACTGGATGGGGTCGTTTGGACCCATGAACATGCGGATCAATGCCACGGCATCGATGAACTGCGTGTCCTGGCCATCCGCAATCGGGAGCGCGTGAAGGTGTGGGGGAACAAGGTTACTCTTGACGTGTTGATGCGCCGTTTTGACTATTGTTTCCAGCAACTGGATGGTAGCCCATATCCCGCAATCCTTGAAGAACATTTCATTGATGGCCCTTTTGATATTGGCAATATCAACTTTATTCCGTTCGATCAGGACCATGGCAGTGTCATCAGCCTTGGATTCCGAATGGGGAATATCGGCTATTCAAACGATCTGGTCAATCTGGATGATAATGGCTTTGATATTCTCAAAGGTGTGGATACCTGGATTGTTGATGCCATGCGCTACACTCCCCATCCCACCCACGTTAATCTGGAAACCGCATTGAAATGGATTGAGCGCCTGAAGCCGCGCCGGGCAATTTTGACAAACATGCATGTTGATCTCGATTATCAGACACTCCTCAAAGAACTCCCGGCAGGGGTTGAGCCTGCCTATGATGGAATGGAGATAATAACTTGA
- a CDS encoding LysR family transcriptional regulator encodes MLNIAKNLCKNAHMEDWDSYKFILAVGRHGSLSAAARSLSVNHTTVSRRITAIEEKMNVRLFDRIAKNFVPTDAGHKAIASSERIEKEVFALRREIASKDSEIAGPLQITVADQLYQTYIADIVHSFMALYPQIDITVRTASENFNLSKREADVAIRVGDQPDTHLFGRRIMRQNRCFYISDTYLSHLQATDGTIDKSTNIKFINHVEWSSTILDELKKVYPGCNEILKTDAMIVLLTAVKKGVGVSRLPCFLGESDPDLVQLPGCTPTKNKDIWALTHPDLKNVSRIRLFMQFVSDRLKNHTDIFLGKG; translated from the coding sequence ATGCTAAACATTGCGAAAAATCTGTGCAAAAATGCACATATGGAAGATTGGGATAGTTACAAATTTATACTGGCTGTGGGGCGGCACGGTAGCCTGAGCGCTGCAGCGCGATCGCTTTCTGTGAACCACACGACGGTTTCCAGAAGAATTACCGCCATTGAAGAAAAAATGAATGTTCGGTTATTCGACAGAATCGCTAAAAATTTTGTGCCAACAGATGCCGGACATAAAGCGATTGCCTCGTCTGAGCGCATTGAGAAGGAAGTCTTTGCGTTGCGCCGTGAAATCGCATCTAAAGACTCGGAAATTGCAGGTCCCTTACAAATTACGGTCGCTGATCAGCTATATCAGACCTATATCGCAGATATCGTGCATTCCTTTATGGCCCTATATCCTCAAATCGACATCACCGTCCGAACGGCGAGCGAGAATTTCAATCTTAGCAAAAGGGAAGCCGACGTTGCCATCCGGGTCGGAGATCAACCGGACACCCACTTATTTGGTCGCCGCATTATGCGGCAAAATCGGTGCTTTTATATCTCTGACACTTACTTGTCCCATTTGCAAGCAACAGATGGGACAATAGACAAATCAACAAACATAAAGTTTATCAATCATGTAGAATGGTCCTCAACTATTTTAGATGAACTGAAAAAAGTATATCCAGGCTGCAATGAAATTCTTAAAACAGATGCGATGATTGTTCTTCTGACCGCTGTTAAAAAGGGGGTCGGTGTTAGCCGATTGCCCTGTTTTTTAGGGGAGAGTGATCCCGATCTTGTACAGTTACCCGGCTGCACGCCCACAAAAAATAAGGATATTTGGGCGCTCACCCATCCCGATCTAAAGAATGTGTCGCGGATCCGGTTGTTTATGCAATTCGTGTCTGACAGATTGAAAAATCACACCGACATTTTCTTGGGAAAGGGATGA
- a CDS encoding TetR/AcrR family transcriptional regulator, translating into MPYSAEHKKNTRATIIETARTLFNIHGFRGVTIGMIMKQAGLTHGGFYNHFDNKEALYAAAVKSFLGGRGAQWREEAGIDPSRLNPEMAQHMLDSYLSNEHLEDMENQCPMIALPSDVARASPDVQQAYQELLTAMVWLFENTLDGPEEGVRQRALSMAALCVGGMVLARTLPDSGLAIEVRDAALKAASDMREVSTATP; encoded by the coding sequence ATGCCTTATAGCGCCGAGCACAAAAAAAACACCCGCGCCACCATCATCGAGACGGCACGGACCCTTTTTAATATTCATGGATTTCGGGGGGTGACGATTGGCATGATCATGAAGCAGGCCGGCCTGACCCATGGCGGTTTTTACAATCATTTTGATAACAAAGAAGCGCTTTATGCAGCGGCGGTCAAAAGTTTTCTTGGCGGGCGCGGGGCCCAATGGCGCGAAGAGGCCGGTATTGATCCCAGCCGTCTCAATCCTGAAATGGCCCAACATATGCTGGACAGTTATTTGTCAAACGAACATCTGGAAGATATGGAAAACCAATGTCCGATGATTGCCCTGCCGTCTGATGTGGCGCGGGCCAGTCCCGATGTCCAACAGGCCTATCAGGAACTTCTAACAGCAATGGTTTGGCTGTTTGAAAACACCTTGGACGGTCCAGAAGAAGGCGTGCGGCAACGCGCCTTATCAATGGCAGCCCTTTGCGTTGGTGGCATGGTGCTTGCCCGGACCCTTCCGGATTCAGGACTTGCAATAGAAGTTCGCGACGCGGCGCTCAAAGCGGCCAGTGATATGAGAGAAGTGTCTACAGCTACCCCATGA
- a CDS encoding sensor histidine kinase — protein MSEIETYLSAIRFTILAIAFLYFFRIRRQVPYSDKGINLIQVGFGALAVAGLANLLFLSPVFIDTFSPTFETRDIIRISYNSAYYVGILCVVIGLIRWSKAVILLNDQIRKRRTLQKELEENNKFLSLQARDLEVLTVEYIEQREVAIQAEKSKTDFLRNTSHELRTPLNAIIGFADILRGSPPVSDEEKKEYANYISVSGNRLLNLVNSIIEMAHIDTRNYVAKIEPLNILETLDPLVKHMRSIAKNRDITIKIKANGDTPIFAEFDENATRQAIMHVLDNAIKFSPAEDTIIVQISEQLKTDFVAISVTDNGPGIPPEQIKTVFDIFSKSGNALTQADENLGLGLTYFQKLAELQNGKAAVESDGKNGTTCILYLPKVRHTTNQAKPDAIETDDLKVSPET, from the coding sequence ATGAGCGAAATCGAAACATATTTATCTGCGATCAGGTTCACTATTTTAGCGATCGCATTTTTATACTTTTTTCGAATTCGCCGACAGGTCCCGTATTCAGACAAAGGGATAAATCTTATTCAAGTTGGTTTCGGTGCCTTAGCTGTCGCGGGACTTGCCAACTTACTATTCCTATCGCCAGTTTTTATTGATACTTTTTCTCCCACTTTCGAAACACGTGACATCATCCGTATTTCCTATAACAGCGCATATTATGTGGGTATTCTTTGCGTCGTTATTGGTCTCATACGATGGAGTAAAGCTGTCATTCTATTGAATGATCAAATCAGAAAAAGACGGACTTTACAAAAAGAATTAGAGGAAAATAATAAATTCCTGAGCTTACAGGCCCGAGATCTTGAGGTTTTGACCGTTGAATATATCGAGCAGCGGGAAGTGGCCATACAGGCGGAAAAATCGAAAACTGATTTTTTAAGAAATACCAGTCACGAACTCAGAACTCCATTGAATGCGATCATTGGTTTTGCCGATATTCTGAGGGGCAGCCCCCCGGTTTCGGATGAAGAAAAAAAGGAATACGCCAATTATATTTCTGTTTCTGGCAACAGACTTCTTAATCTGGTGAACTCCATCATCGAAATGGCCCACATAGATACCCGAAATTATGTGGCTAAAATCGAGCCATTGAATATCCTGGAAACGCTTGATCCTTTGGTAAAGCATATGCGATCAATCGCAAAAAACAGGGACATTACGATAAAAATAAAAGCAAACGGTGATACACCAATCTTTGCTGAGTTTGACGAAAACGCAACCCGGCAGGCTATAATGCACGTGCTTGATAATGCCATTAAGTTCTCACCTGCAGAAGACACTATTATTGTCCAGATATCTGAACAGCTTAAAACCGACTTCGTCGCCATTTCTGTCACTGATAATGGCCCCGGAATTCCGCCCGAGCAAATAAAAACAGTCTTCGATATTTTTTCCAAATCTGGAAATGCTTTGACGCAGGCAGATGAAAATCTTGGTCTTGGCCTGACTTATTTTCAGAAATTGGCTGAATTGCAAAATGGTAAAGCGGCTGTCGAAAGTGACGGTAAGAACGGCACGACATGTATCTTGTACTTACCAAAAGTACGACACACCACCAATCAAGCGAAACCAGACGCCATCGAAACTGACGACTTAAAAGTAAGCCCAGAAACATAA